One Microbacterium sp. W4I20 DNA window includes the following coding sequences:
- a CDS encoding phosphotransferase family protein → MRQGAVGQVRLVERDGRSFVEKRMPDARRHDTEVFALRALAGSGLPVPELVTVEPGSILMTLMPGERLDSGSADERIELLAASAPLLRSLHELPVPDGLPSAPDDQAIIRRYREADGPPLPLAIPPSAGAVFSHGDWTDGNVLAVDGAITAIIDWEAAHLGDPLRELSRAAWGASLKDERSFDALIDAYGADREAARAWVPIHAAELWLWFAEAGPPEYLADLTERLRRWPD, encoded by the coding sequence ATGCGTCAGGGCGCCGTCGGTCAGGTGCGTCTCGTCGAGCGGGACGGCCGCTCGTTCGTAGAGAAGCGGATGCCGGATGCGCGGCGCCACGACACCGAGGTCTTCGCCCTGCGGGCTCTGGCCGGGAGCGGCCTGCCGGTGCCGGAGCTGGTGACGGTCGAGCCGGGGTCGATCCTGATGACGCTGATGCCGGGCGAGCGCCTCGACAGCGGGAGTGCGGACGAGCGCATCGAGCTGCTCGCCGCATCCGCTCCGCTCCTGCGATCGCTGCACGAGTTGCCAGTGCCCGACGGACTGCCGTCCGCGCCCGATGACCAGGCCATCATCCGCCGCTATCGGGAAGCCGACGGACCACCGCTGCCGCTCGCGATCCCGCCGTCCGCCGGTGCGGTGTTCAGCCATGGCGACTGGACAGACGGGAACGTGCTGGCCGTCGACGGCGCGATCACCGCGATCATCGACTGGGAGGCCGCGCATCTCGGCGATCCGCTGCGGGAGCTCTCCCGCGCGGCGTGGGGTGCTTCCCTCAAGGACGAGCGGTCGTTCGACGCCCTGATCGACGCGTACGGCGCGGATCGCGAGGCCGCACGAGCGTGGGTGCCGATCCACGCCGCCGAGCTGTGGCTCTGGTTCGCCGAGGCGGGGCCGCCGGAGTACCTCGCGGATCTGACCGAGCGGCTGCGCCGCTGGCCGGACTGA
- a CDS encoding LacI family DNA-binding transcriptional regulator, with translation MSDRPRPAFERPTIREVATAAGVSRSTASRALSGNGYAAPEVRERVRAVAKEIGYVVDVTARSLKQRTSKSVGLLVSDLRNVFYAELASGIGEEARTHGRTVVLVDLRGNSPDELEAAETLVGSRVSGVIATPVSADLSAYLSRIGVPLIEVDRRFDAESTDAIVVDNRAAARDTTTRLIEAGHRRIALLIDETEWTTGDERQRGYLDALKARKVPVDETLIVQAGWDAGEAKAAALRLLSRDDRPTAVFAANNVLTEGTWRAASELGLRVPEDVSVAGFDDAPWMSMVHPGVSTRQQDAGALGAAALRALLERIESPDAPVRTIVMPTQFLDRGSVAAPPE, from the coding sequence ATGAGCGACCGGCCCCGTCCGGCGTTCGAGCGGCCGACGATCCGCGAGGTCGCGACCGCCGCGGGGGTGTCACGGTCGACCGCCTCGCGCGCGCTCTCCGGCAACGGCTACGCGGCGCCCGAGGTGCGCGAGCGCGTGCGGGCCGTGGCGAAGGAGATCGGCTACGTCGTCGATGTGACCGCGCGCAGCCTCAAGCAGCGCACCAGCAAGTCGGTCGGGCTGCTGGTCTCCGACCTCCGCAACGTCTTCTACGCCGAGCTCGCCTCCGGCATCGGCGAAGAGGCGCGCACCCACGGCCGCACCGTCGTGCTCGTCGATCTGCGCGGCAACAGCCCGGATGAGCTCGAGGCGGCCGAGACGCTGGTCGGCTCGCGGGTGTCGGGAGTGATCGCGACCCCGGTCTCCGCCGACCTGAGCGCGTACCTGAGCCGGATCGGTGTGCCGCTGATCGAGGTCGACCGCCGATTCGACGCCGAGAGCACCGACGCCATCGTGGTCGACAACCGCGCCGCGGCCCGAGACACCACGACCCGCCTGATCGAGGCGGGGCATCGACGCATCGCCCTGCTGATCGATGAGACCGAGTGGACCACCGGTGACGAGCGCCAGCGCGGGTACCTCGACGCGCTGAAGGCGCGCAAGGTGCCGGTCGACGAGACGCTCATCGTGCAGGCCGGATGGGATGCCGGGGAGGCGAAGGCCGCGGCCCTGCGCCTGCTCTCCCGCGATGACCGCCCGACCGCGGTGTTCGCCGCGAACAACGTGCTGACCGAGGGCACCTGGCGCGCAGCATCCGAACTGGGCCTGCGCGTGCCCGAAGACGTGAGCGTCGCCGGATTCGACGACGCCCCCTGGATGAGCATGGTGCACCCGGGGGTCTCGACCAGGCAGCAGGATGCCGGAGCGCTCGGCGCCGCTGCCCTCCGGGCGCTGCTGGAGCGCATCGAGTCGCCGGATGCTCCCGTGCGCACGATCGTGATGCCGACGCAGTTCCTGGATCGGGGCTCGGTCGCGGCACCGCCGGAGTGA
- a CDS encoding MBL fold metallo-hydrolase, whose protein sequence is MTATEIARGVWRIADTCHVYLLVDPDAPAGEREAVAIDFGSGLALDELASLGIRRISDVLMTHHHRDQGQGLPLAVAHGARIHVPPVERELFDRVEEMWEGRPLDNDYNLRQDRFSLLASVPVHATVPEYRMLEAAGIRLRVIPTPGHTIGSVTYLLERDDEVLAFSGDLIYAPGKVWSLAATQWSYTQNEGPAMTVLSARMLAREGATRLAPSHGEVMEDAASALELLAERMQEYVDSRRSYPWDLMARLDDPFVALSEHLLLNRTSMSCSYVVLSGNGEALIIDYGYDMTTGIVPGQERAARRPWLASLPALRRNHGVTRIAVALPTHYHDDHIAGMPLLRDVEGTELWIPENVAPTMADPWLEDLPCQWYDPITADRVLPLDEPFTWNEHTFTAHEQPGHTLYAVAYSLEIDGMTVVFTGDQQEGLGGRDGRRDIMNYQYRNLFRLGDYSRSAALYRRIGPGLMASGHWEPRTVDDEYLDYLAESGRLVDDLHERLLPLDEVGVGPDGQAARLLPYRHATVVGEPVEYSVRLRNPLGEQAEVRVSPVLPVGWRSSRRDIEFALGPHEEATVQLTVTPTSAGRRQRLALDVTIGNLRLGQHTEALLDVAASDSTDPRA, encoded by the coding sequence ATGACCGCGACGGAGATCGCCCGCGGCGTCTGGCGGATCGCGGACACCTGCCACGTGTATCTCCTGGTCGACCCCGACGCCCCCGCCGGCGAGCGCGAGGCGGTGGCGATCGACTTCGGTTCCGGCCTCGCCCTCGACGAGCTCGCGAGTCTCGGCATCCGTCGCATCTCCGACGTGCTGATGACGCACCACCACCGCGATCAGGGCCAGGGCCTTCCGCTCGCCGTCGCGCACGGCGCCCGCATCCATGTTCCGCCGGTCGAGCGCGAGCTGTTCGACCGCGTCGAGGAGATGTGGGAGGGTCGCCCGCTCGACAACGACTACAACCTGCGGCAGGACCGCTTCTCCCTGCTCGCCTCGGTGCCGGTGCACGCCACGGTTCCCGAGTACCGGATGCTCGAGGCCGCCGGCATCCGTCTGCGGGTGATCCCGACTCCGGGGCACACGATCGGCTCCGTCACCTATCTGCTCGAGCGCGACGACGAGGTGCTCGCGTTCTCGGGCGACCTGATCTATGCACCGGGCAAGGTCTGGTCACTCGCCGCGACGCAGTGGTCGTACACGCAGAACGAGGGTCCGGCGATGACGGTGCTCAGCGCGCGGATGCTGGCGCGCGAGGGCGCGACGCGGCTCGCCCCGTCGCACGGCGAGGTGATGGAGGATGCCGCGAGCGCCCTCGAGCTGCTCGCCGAGCGGATGCAGGAGTACGTCGACTCGCGGCGCTCGTATCCGTGGGATCTGATGGCACGACTCGACGATCCGTTCGTGGCGCTCTCGGAGCATCTGCTCCTCAACCGCACCTCGATGTCGTGCTCGTACGTGGTGCTGTCCGGGAATGGCGAGGCACTGATCATCGACTATGGCTACGACATGACCACGGGCATCGTGCCCGGGCAGGAGCGGGCGGCCCGGCGGCCGTGGCTCGCGTCGCTCCCCGCCCTGCGCCGCAATCACGGCGTCACCCGCATCGCCGTCGCGCTCCCCACGCACTATCACGACGATCACATCGCCGGGATGCCCCTGCTGCGCGACGTGGAGGGCACCGAGCTCTGGATCCCCGAGAACGTTGCCCCGACCATGGCCGACCCCTGGCTCGAAGATCTGCCGTGCCAGTGGTACGACCCGATCACCGCCGACCGCGTGCTGCCGCTCGACGAGCCGTTCACGTGGAACGAGCACACCTTCACCGCGCACGAGCAGCCGGGCCACACGCTCTACGCGGTCGCGTACTCCCTCGAGATCGACGGCATGACCGTGGTGTTCACCGGCGATCAGCAGGAGGGTCTCGGCGGGCGTGACGGCCGCCGAGACATCATGAACTACCAGTACCGCAATCTCTTCCGCCTCGGCGACTACAGCCGCAGTGCCGCGCTCTACCGGAGGATCGGACCCGGCCTGATGGCGAGCGGGCACTGGGAGCCGCGCACCGTCGACGACGAGTACCTCGACTACCTCGCCGAGTCCGGGCGGCTCGTCGACGACCTGCACGAGCGGCTGCTGCCCCTCGACGAGGTCGGGGTCGGTCCGGACGGGCAGGCCGCCCGGTTGCTCCCCTACCGTCACGCGACCGTCGTGGGCGAGCCGGTCGAGTATTCGGTGCGGCTGCGCAATCCGCTCGGCGAGCAGGCGGAGGTGCGGGTATCGCCGGTGTTGCCAGTAGGCTGGCGCTCGTCCCGGCGCGACATCGAGTTCGCGCTCGGACCCCACGAGGAGGCCACCGTGCAGTTGACCGTCACACCGACCTCCGCCGGGCGACGGCAGCGCCTCGCTCTCGACGTCACGATCGGGAACCTGCGCCTGGGCCAGCACACCGAGGCCCTGCTCGACGTCGCCGCATCCGACTCCACGGATCCGCGGGCATGA
- a CDS encoding GntR family transcriptional regulator: MVTPRAPRPASDLVAAVADRLSDVYVEAAKAAQGKLPSEREMAARLGVSRGTLRLALQHLADTGEVTNLPQSGWYASPTTYPAPHGPLLSFTEVAAMRGARLQSRLLRAAVRDSREQESVILELGPESRVFAISRTRILEGIPVCVEHNVIAVDRVPGIDRDFDRESSLYALLETHGARPERSALTAEAALAGDDGEQLGIEAGAPVLVENEVLFGAFGRPIMIARGVWRADRYRFRATFTAAPQGRIEAAAQRTIDDATPRD, translated from the coding sequence ATGGTCACGCCCCGTGCTCCTCGCCCCGCGAGCGACCTCGTCGCGGCGGTGGCGGACCGCTTGTCGGATGTCTACGTCGAAGCCGCCAAGGCCGCGCAGGGGAAGCTGCCATCCGAGCGCGAGATGGCCGCCCGGCTGGGTGTGAGCAGAGGCACCCTGCGGCTCGCGCTGCAGCATCTCGCCGACACCGGTGAGGTGACCAACCTCCCCCAATCGGGCTGGTACGCGAGTCCGACGACGTATCCTGCGCCTCACGGACCGCTCCTCAGCTTCACCGAAGTGGCCGCCATGCGGGGCGCACGGCTGCAGAGCCGACTCCTGCGAGCCGCCGTACGCGACTCGAGGGAACAGGAGAGCGTCATCCTCGAGCTCGGACCGGAGAGCCGGGTCTTCGCGATCAGCCGCACACGCATCCTGGAGGGCATCCCGGTCTGTGTCGAGCACAACGTGATCGCCGTCGACCGGGTACCCGGGATCGACCGCGACTTCGACAGGGAGTCGTCCCTGTATGCGCTGCTCGAGACTCACGGCGCACGACCGGAGCGCAGCGCGCTCACGGCCGAGGCTGCTCTGGCGGGCGACGATGGCGAACAGCTGGGGATCGAAGCGGGAGCCCCGGTCCTCGTCGAGAACGAGGTGCTCTTCGGCGCCTTCGGTCGGCCGATCATGATCGCTCGCGGTGTGTGGCGTGCGGATCGCTACCGTTTCCGGGCGACCTTCACCGCTGCGCCTCAGGGGCGGATCGAAGCTGCCGCCCAGCGGACGATCGACGACGCGACGCCCAGGGACTGA
- a CDS encoding PTS sugar transporter subunit IIA, protein MSNRLLLTGHGALAQGMRDAALLILGERDDVLATAPYTGDLDALTAEVDEVRRAADDGTVFIVTDLEGGSPHNAVLGISRDPRVRVLSGMNLPLVLALAMQLEELDGTTALDELLTEARDGVGEHRLAAAETPTDEEDF, encoded by the coding sequence ATGAGCAACCGATTGCTGCTGACCGGCCATGGCGCGCTGGCGCAGGGCATGCGCGATGCCGCGCTGCTGATCCTGGGAGAGCGCGACGACGTGCTGGCGACGGCGCCCTACACAGGCGACTTGGACGCACTCACCGCCGAGGTGGACGAGGTGCGCCGCGCGGCGGATGACGGCACCGTGTTCATCGTCACGGACCTCGAGGGCGGTAGCCCCCACAACGCGGTGCTCGGGATCAGCCGCGACCCGCGGGTGCGGGTGCTGAGCGGGATGAACCTGCCGCTGGTCCTGGCGCTCGCCATGCAGCTGGAAGAGCTCGACGGCACGACCGCGCTCGACGAGCTGCTCACCGAAGCCCGTGACGGAGTCGGCGAGCACCGTCTCGCAGCCGCCGAGACACCGACCGACGAGGAGGACTTCTGA
- a CDS encoding PTS sugar transporter subunit IIB, with translation MITLLRVDHRLIHGQVVLSWLTQYDSNAILIANDDLPSDDLRKQTLRLAKPADAKLVIKTVDDAIAAIAEGRTDAYRLFILTENVADACRIAEACADVDHINLGGTRPSADATRVTSTVALTAADRARLELIAARGVHVEARAVPSDRETVIGATR, from the coding sequence ATGATCACACTGCTGCGGGTCGATCACCGCCTGATCCACGGACAGGTGGTGCTGTCATGGCTGACTCAGTACGACAGCAACGCCATCCTGATCGCCAACGACGATCTCCCGAGCGACGACCTCCGGAAGCAGACCCTGCGCCTCGCGAAACCCGCCGACGCGAAGCTGGTGATCAAGACCGTGGACGACGCCATCGCGGCGATCGCCGAGGGGCGGACGGACGCCTACCGGCTTTTCATCCTCACCGAGAACGTCGCGGATGCGTGCCGGATCGCCGAGGCCTGCGCCGACGTCGATCACATCAACCTCGGTGGCACCCGCCCGTCCGCGGATGCCACCCGGGTGACGTCGACGGTCGCTCTGACCGCGGCGGATCGTGCTCGTCTCGAACTGATCGCCGCGCGCGGCGTGCACGTCGAAGCCCGAGCCGTCCCGTCCGATCGCGAGACTGTCATCGGAGCAACCCGATGA
- a CDS encoding PTS sugar transporter subunit IIC: MIALALALITFVVELGSIFGGRSLLERPIVTGTLVGIVMGDPINGMLIGATLELAFIGLFSIGAAIPPSVPVGGVLGTALALAAGAGPETALVLAFPAAALGLLVENTSYAVINPTLLHRADAYARRGSIRGVGAMHISAGLIEATLVSTLVGVAFALGSGTVSAIVEVIPAQISIALQIATGILPALGFALLGRMLINKRVVPFLFIGFLVVAYLQLPIVGVAAFGVMAAWLLILRRRAPEPVPAGGRIEEDEDDF; this comes from the coding sequence ATGATCGCCCTCGCGCTCGCGTTGATCACCTTCGTCGTCGAGCTCGGCAGCATCTTCGGTGGACGCAGCCTGTTGGAGCGCCCGATCGTGACCGGCACTCTCGTCGGCATCGTCATGGGCGACCCGATCAACGGAATGCTGATCGGCGCCACGCTCGAGCTCGCGTTCATCGGTCTGTTCTCGATCGGTGCGGCCATCCCTCCCAGTGTCCCGGTGGGCGGCGTCCTCGGCACGGCCTTGGCACTGGCGGCAGGTGCCGGTCCTGAGACGGCGCTGGTTCTCGCGTTCCCCGCAGCAGCCCTCGGTCTGCTCGTGGAGAACACCAGCTACGCGGTGATCAACCCGACGCTGCTGCACCGCGCAGACGCCTACGCACGGCGGGGGAGCATCCGCGGCGTCGGCGCCATGCACATCTCGGCCGGTCTGATCGAGGCGACGCTCGTCTCCACCCTCGTGGGTGTGGCTTTCGCCCTGGGGTCCGGAACGGTCTCGGCCATCGTCGAGGTCATCCCCGCGCAGATCTCGATCGCTCTGCAGATCGCCACCGGCATCCTTCCCGCGCTCGGATTCGCTCTGCTGGGACGGATGCTGATCAACAAGCGGGTCGTGCCGTTCCTGTTCATCGGCTTCCTCGTCGTGGCGTACCTCCAGTTGCCCATCGTCGGGGTCGCCGCATTCGGGGTCATGGCCGCATGGCTTCTCATCCTGCGCAGACGCGCACCGGAACCGGTCCCCGCAGGCGGACGTATCGAGGAGGACGAAGATGACTTCTGA
- a CDS encoding PTS system mannose/fructose/sorbose family transporter subunit IID, whose translation MTSEHREQRQEESAAEHTITRSVLNRMFLRSLTLEASFNYERQQGLGFAFIMGPAIRQLYRSQEERAAALQRHLAFFNITPYVNQAVVGATTAMEKERRNNPAITDTSIESVKVALMGPLAGIGDSLYWGTLRLIVTGIAVSLALAGNFLGPIIFILGYNIPVLGLSYFYLRGSFSLGAKFLGSISADLMERITSAATMVGLLVIGGLTASLVNVYTPLSFAVGEGESNLQTDVLDGILPGMLPLATFWLYYWLLGKRWKPWHLLLLSLALGFIGAYTGILGVSE comes from the coding sequence ATGACTTCTGAGCATCGGGAACAGCGACAGGAAGAGTCCGCTGCCGAGCACACGATCACCCGGTCGGTATTGAACAGGATGTTCCTGCGATCGCTGACACTGGAGGCGTCGTTCAACTACGAGCGGCAGCAGGGTCTCGGCTTCGCGTTCATCATGGGCCCCGCCATCCGCCAGCTCTACCGTTCCCAGGAGGAGCGCGCCGCAGCCCTGCAGCGCCACCTGGCGTTCTTCAACATCACTCCATATGTCAACCAGGCAGTGGTGGGTGCGACGACCGCAATGGAGAAGGAGCGGCGCAACAACCCGGCGATCACCGACACGTCGATCGAGAGCGTGAAGGTCGCGCTGATGGGGCCGCTCGCCGGAATCGGCGATTCGCTCTACTGGGGCACTTTGCGTCTGATCGTGACCGGTATCGCCGTCTCGCTCGCTCTGGCCGGCAACTTCCTCGGGCCGATCATCTTCATCCTCGGGTACAACATCCCCGTCCTCGGGCTCTCCTACTTCTACCTCCGCGGGAGCTTCTCGCTGGGGGCGAAGTTCCTGGGTTCCATCTCGGCTGACCTCATGGAACGGATCACCTCCGCCGCGACGATGGTCGGCCTGCTCGTGATCGGCGGGCTCACGGCCTCGTTGGTGAACGTGTACACGCCCCTCTCCTTCGCGGTCGGCGAAGGAGAGAGCAACCTCCAGACCGACGTCCTCGACGGCATCCTTCCCGGCATGCTGCCGCTCGCGACGTTCTGGCTCTACTACTGGCTGCTCGGGAAGAGGTGGAAGCCGTGGCACCTGCTGCTGCTCTCCCTCGCCCTCGGATTCATCGGCGCCTACACCGGCATCCTCGGTGTGAGCGAGTAA
- a CDS encoding SIS domain-containing protein, with amino-acid sequence MTTMWDCVQDQPARVGASLEFASVSARLAPLRELLERIDRPQHVLVLATGSSSNAVSAMKLHVEHVTGLPVTVVEPTLYVQYGTVQDDIGLVIAVSQRGTSSSTLAGSQIAKQSGLPLVALTAVADSPLGRLADAVVDLGIGDEAVLYSTIGVTATMATTALVGIEIARSLGRAVDPGLDADGIRRVVALYPQILDRARELVDDTVLVESARRVSVVGSGPNVWTALEAETKIAETCRIPVQGAELEAFMHGPIFELQRDHTVLLIDAEGSPASARTRQFAEFAARHCDHVVTVSTGASGPAVVGLDVEVPDLLSPLALVLPFQMYSWRVSQHRGIDLTVSEFDDFDDFMRTKVS; translated from the coding sequence ATGACAACCATGTGGGATTGCGTCCAGGACCAGCCGGCGCGAGTCGGTGCCTCTCTGGAGTTCGCGAGCGTCAGCGCCCGCCTCGCCCCGCTGCGGGAGCTGCTCGAACGGATCGATCGCCCGCAGCACGTGCTGGTCCTCGCGACCGGTTCATCCTCGAATGCGGTCTCGGCGATGAAGCTGCACGTCGAGCACGTGACGGGTCTCCCGGTCACGGTCGTCGAGCCCACGCTCTACGTCCAGTACGGCACGGTCCAGGACGACATCGGCCTGGTGATCGCCGTGTCGCAGCGCGGCACCAGCTCGTCGACGCTCGCCGGATCGCAGATCGCGAAGCAGAGCGGCCTGCCCCTCGTGGCCCTCACAGCGGTCGCGGACTCGCCTCTCGGTCGGCTTGCCGACGCGGTCGTCGATCTCGGGATCGGGGATGAAGCGGTCCTGTACTCCACGATCGGGGTGACCGCGACGATGGCCACCACGGCCCTGGTCGGCATCGAGATCGCCCGCTCCCTCGGTCGCGCGGTCGACCCGGGTCTCGACGCCGACGGCATCCGCCGTGTGGTCGCCCTCTATCCGCAGATCCTGGATCGCGCGCGAGAACTGGTAGATGACACCGTTCTCGTCGAGAGCGCCAGACGCGTCTCGGTCGTCGGCTCGGGCCCGAACGTCTGGACGGCTCTGGAAGCCGAGACGAAGATCGCCGAGACCTGCCGGATTCCCGTGCAGGGGGCGGAACTCGAAGCGTTCATGCACGGGCCGATCTTCGAACTCCAGCGCGACCATACTGTGCTCCTGATCGACGCGGAGGGATCGCCGGCATCCGCACGCACCCGGCAGTTCGCCGAATTCGCAGCCCGCCACTGCGATCACGTCGTCACCGTGTCGACGGGTGCTTCCGGCCCGGCTGTCGTGGGCCTGGACGTCGAGGTGCCGGATCTGCTCTCGCCGCTCGCGCTGGTGCTCCCGTTCCAGATGTACTCTTGGCGGGTGTCGCAGCACCGGGGGATCGACCTCACGGTGTCGGAGTTCGACGACTTCGACGATTTCATGCGCACGAAGGTGTCGTGA
- a CDS encoding HAD family phosphatase, with protein MVIEAVVFDFDGVIVDSEPIGLELDRLLLQRHGISLTHREVADLFLGRTEQHRLSELTRLLGAAPEPEADAESAGLYERMFDDVETIAGVTAALDVIPLRKAIASNNGRLRIQRSLRRLGLGHHFDDRIAVRADVARGKPAPDVYLRAAEILEVDPSHCVAVEDSRPGIEAASAAGLHVFGLANDYTSAADIRADGAVAFERMSDLPGLIQGLTAADPPPPHRA; from the coding sequence ATGGTCATCGAAGCAGTGGTGTTCGATTTCGACGGCGTGATCGTCGACAGTGAACCCATCGGCCTCGAACTCGATCGTCTCCTCCTGCAGCGGCACGGCATCTCGCTGACGCATCGGGAGGTCGCGGACCTGTTCCTCGGGCGCACCGAGCAGCACCGGCTCTCGGAGTTGACTCGTCTGCTGGGCGCGGCGCCCGAGCCGGAAGCGGATGCGGAGAGCGCAGGCCTCTACGAGCGGATGTTCGACGACGTGGAGACGATCGCAGGCGTGACGGCGGCGCTGGATGTGATCCCGCTCCGAAAGGCCATCGCGTCGAACAACGGGCGTCTCCGGATCCAGCGGTCGCTTCGCCGGCTCGGACTGGGGCACCACTTCGACGATCGCATCGCCGTGCGCGCCGATGTCGCGCGCGGTAAGCCCGCGCCCGACGTGTACCTGCGGGCGGCCGAGATCCTCGAGGTCGATCCGTCGCACTGCGTCGCCGTCGAGGATTCGCGACCGGGTATCGAGGCCGCGAGCGCCGCGGGGCTGCACGTGTTCGGCCTCGCCAACGACTACACCTCGGCGGCCGACATCCGCGCCGACGGGGCCGTCGCCTTCGAGCGGATGTCGGACCTGCCCGGATTGATCCAGGGCCTCACCGCAGCAGATCCACCGCCACCCCATCGAGCGTGA
- a CDS encoding alpha-amylase family glycosyl hydrolase produces MSGVSLLTYADRLAGDLPGLEVLLADELSAFTGVHVLPFYTPFDGDDTGFDPTDHTAVDPRLGSWGDVARLGAAREVTADLIVNHVSSGSAEFRDWLAHGSASAHDGMFLTFDRVFPQGASEADITRFYRPRPGLPFTPYRAADGTRRLVWTTFMPSQVDIDITHPRGLGYLERLTDTLAAGGVRTVRLDAVGYAVKTPGSDSFMTPQTLEFVAQAAELIRSRGMRVLVEVHAHYSQQLAIAPLVDLVYDFALSPLLLHAFATGRVDRLASWLEIRPRNAITVLDTHDGIGVIDAGPSGDLPGLLSHDDMAEIFRHAHDATDGHSSLASVIPAWMTLPHQINATFFSVLGRSTERMLLARAVQIFLPGEPQFYYVGLLAGVDDIALFAETGQGRDVNRHRYSADELRTALESDAARGQLALARLRQHPVFDGEFSSETEGDAALLLRWRTGEHEALLRARFDDPGFAITLDGVAVDLLR; encoded by the coding sequence ATGAGCGGCGTCTCGCTGCTGACCTACGCCGATCGCCTCGCCGGCGACCTACCGGGGCTCGAGGTGCTGCTGGCCGACGAGCTGTCGGCGTTCACGGGCGTGCACGTGCTCCCCTTCTACACGCCGTTCGACGGTGACGACACCGGCTTCGACCCCACCGATCACACCGCCGTCGACCCGCGCCTCGGCTCCTGGGGCGACGTCGCCCGCCTCGGCGCCGCACGCGAGGTGACCGCCGACCTGATCGTGAATCACGTATCGAGCGGATCCGCCGAGTTCCGGGACTGGCTCGCTCACGGCTCGGCATCCGCGCACGACGGCATGTTCCTCACCTTCGACCGCGTCTTCCCGCAGGGTGCGTCCGAGGCGGACATCACCCGCTTCTACCGCCCGCGGCCCGGCCTGCCGTTCACGCCCTACCGCGCGGCCGACGGCACGCGGCGCCTGGTCTGGACGACGTTCATGCCCTCGCAGGTCGACATCGACATCACCCATCCGCGCGGCCTCGGCTACCTCGAGCGCCTGACCGACACCCTCGCTGCCGGCGGTGTGCGGACCGTGCGGCTGGACGCGGTCGGCTATGCGGTGAAGACCCCGGGGTCCGATTCGTTCATGACGCCGCAGACGCTGGAGTTTGTCGCGCAGGCCGCCGAGCTCATCCGCTCGAGAGGGATGCGGGTACTGGTCGAGGTGCATGCCCACTATTCGCAGCAGCTGGCCATCGCTCCGCTCGTCGATCTCGTGTACGACTTCGCGCTCTCACCGCTGCTGCTGCACGCGTTCGCGACCGGCCGGGTCGACCGGCTGGCGTCGTGGCTGGAGATCCGTCCCCGGAACGCCATCACCGTGCTCGACACCCATGACGGCATCGGCGTGATCGACGCGGGTCCGTCGGGCGACCTGCCCGGTCTGCTGTCGCACGACGACATGGCCGAGATCTTCCGGCACGCGCACGACGCGACAGACGGCCACTCGTCGCTGGCATCCGTGATCCCGGCGTGGATGACGCTGCCGCATCAGATCAACGCCACCTTCTTCAGCGTGCTGGGGCGGAGTACGGAGCGGATGCTGCTCGCCAGGGCCGTGCAGATCTTCCTGCCCGGTGAGCCGCAGTTCTATTACGTCGGGCTGCTGGCCGGTGTGGACGACATCGCCCTCTTCGCCGAGACCGGCCAGGGCCGCGACGTCAATCGCCATCGCTACTCCGCGGACGAGCTGCGCACGGCACTCGAGTCGGATGCCGCACGAGGCCAGCTCGCGCTCGCGCGGCTGCGGCAGCATCCGGTCTTCGACGGGGAGTTCTCGTCGGAGACCGAGGGCGACGCGGCGCTCCTGCTGCGCTGGCGGACCGGCGAACACGAGGCATTGCTGCGAGCGCGCTTCGACGACCCCGGCTTCGCGATCACGCTCGATGGGGTGGCGGTGGATCTGCTGCGGTGA